GGGTCCTACATGAATATCCGGAGAACCTGACCACCATTCGAATGTGCACCTTCTCGGAGTCCCTATCGTGGTTCCAGATCCGCACCATTCTTGGAAAGCACTTGACCGTTAAATCTGTCCTCTTGATGGTCACAGCGGCTCGCATCCGCAGTCTCTATGCCGCTACCCATCCGGGGGAGCTGGAAAACAGCAGCGACGATCAGGTCTACAAACGAAGAATCTTGAACCTACTCAAACATTCGCTACGCAGGGACTCGCCTCTACGGCAGAACGCTCTTCTCTGGCGGTTGTACCTTCGGGAGCTGTTTGACCAACCGTCTTCTCTTCAGGCCGGAGACAACGCACTAGAACAATGCAAGCGGACACTTTACCTGGCCCTGGAGGCCTGCCCTTGGAACAAAATGCTATATTTGGATGGTGCGTTCTTCGCTCCACAGGAACTGTCTCAGCTGCTGGATTTGCTGATGGAGAAACAACTGCGGATACACGCCGTACCGGAGGAATTAGAAATACTTCGGAACGAATGAAAGTTTTATTGGTTAGGTAATAAACAGATTGTGaatattgaaattcattttttttattcatttccctACTTCAAGCAGTTTCAAAACGTAACTGAATTACAAAACTATTATATTCCTTTAGAGCAAAAACTTCGTTTAAATGCACTTATctatcaaccaaataaaaaggGATCAAATGGCACTTACATGGGTGATCATCATAATTGGGTCGGGGTGAACTCTGGATTCCAGAATCCGGGAGGAGTTTCGTGCAGTTGCGCCAGTCGACACTCGCGGCAACTTTGAGGTAGCTTTGTGCGAGCAAAATCCGCCGTATGACCACAGTTTAGCAAATACTGTAACTGTTTCGTACAGTTCGAACAGCGACGCTCATTTGACACTGCCTGAGGCCCCGAGGACttcataaacattttaaaatcagtCTTCATGGGGAAGAGTTCTACCTTTTTGACATCACGCTTTGATGGCCCCATAACATTGAGTACCGAAAGACGGGCAGTGTCCTCTTTGCGGGTTTCCTCCCTAATGGCATCCATGAACAAATCCTTTTTGTTCGGCTGAGACTCTTCGATCGTGATGATGTCCTGTGAGGGCGGTTTGACGAATAGCACACTACTTGTGTCGGAACTCTGCGTGTCCACTGCCGGCTTTGGGGCAAAAAGCGATACCGTTTTCTGAGTCGTGGGTTCGGTTTTGATGCGAGGTGTAGGGACCGCAGGTCGAACCAACTGTTTCGGTCGAGTCAGATCCTTTTCCGCTTCCGAGAAATAGGTTTGATCGATGTCAAAGTCCTCGTCGTCAGTTGTGTTCGTCTTCGCTACCGGAGGAGCGACAAATGTTGATTGTTCTTTTTTCTTGGCACTTTTTGAAAACCGCGAACCGCTGAGGGTCGTTACGGAGGTTGGACTCGGCACTACAAATTCCTCAAAATAGGTCTCATCATCATCAGCCAACGACTTGTTCAAAGAATCCGGAAATTTTAGTTTCGTTTGTCTCATGCGGGTCCGATTGAGTAGCGACTCATCTTTCTTGAAACTGCTGGTCGGTGTTTTTCGCAACATGGAATCACTCTTTCCGATAGTTCCCGGAGCGGGTTTCTTCGCTGTCCATTTTGCCAGTGGTGGAGCTACGTTTTCTTGCTCCAACCTACTCATGTTATGCTTTGGAGTGGTTTTTTGTCGCATCGGAAGCATCTCTGCCTGTTTACTCGTCTCTGGGGATGTTTCAAAGCTGCTTGAGAATCGACTTAACGATAgaatactttttttcttctttttatcccTGACCTCTGTCTTACTCTCATCCTTATTGGGAAATAGTTCTGCCTTAACCGAGTTTTTGTTAGGCGCTGTTACTGCGGCATTCTCATCCTGCCTTTTAACGGGTGACAATGGATCACGTACGGTGGGACTCTGAGTCAGTGCAAAGAACGAATCCTCAGTATCGGGCAGTTCTATATTTTGATCCAGAATAGATGCCGATACCTCAGGGTCACTACGGTTACGTGGTGTCACCTCCTGCCGGACTATCATCATCGTTGATGACGGCGAATCGAAAGATTGCGCCTTGCGACGTTTTTGCGGCGACGGAGATGAATCTTTCTTGGGTTGCGATTTTAGCAATTGAAgaattttattgtaatttgTGTCCATCTCGGACATAAGCATTTGCATACCTTAAACGGTATAATGATAGGATATCAAGGAAATATATTGAGAATTTCGTTGGCAAACTTACAGAGAACGGTTTCAATCACATTGTCGAACATCTGTCGGAACTTTTGGCGGCCGTTTTGAAAGTCTTCACATTTTTCGATTAAAATATCGTAGTCATACATTTTCACCTGGCTATCACCGCATCACACAAACGAAATAATTTTGTTCCTAATGGATTAAtagtaaatcaaaattaatcgcacaaaacaatatcaaaattaaaaaaaaattgttccgcGATCTGACAGATTGAACTCAAAGCGCTTTTTTAAggtttttaagttttatttatttgtggaaCACGTTTTACACGCTTATTGAAGCATACACTAATCATACACTAATATCACTAATATacaaatcaagatttttttttcggttatttattcaaaaggacgtatatGATTTTGTGATCGAAGATTCAAACCTgttcaaacatcgatttgtccaatctgatggcactccaacccaaaccaacaccaccaacaggtagccgacgACCTTTACAATTTACTCATTTCGAGTCCGAGAAAAACGATGTTGcggagcatttttgttttgtttgaaaatgtTTGAAGCATTTATGTTTAAAATATGGGAAAGAAGAGAGgtctttttttatgtctttattatcgagactttcagcccaaggcagGTCTATTTGCTATAATAGATAGGAATGCATAATATTGCATTACATCCCAGGTAAAGCCtgatttacagttcggaaaacgtgttcCGGAATTTGGTCTCCCATGTAATTTAAATAGGAGCGGGATTTGCATTTCCCATGACAGGAGAAGAAGTATCTACACGAAAACATAATTTCCCGAAGTGTAAACCCAATCGCGGGAAAAGTGTACGGGTTAAAATCCCATCTCTATATTTTAAGTCTTATTAGCACTGTTGACAGGGTTTTATTGCGACTATAAAGCCGGAATAAAGTCGATTTTAACGGCTTAATGGTTACTTGGCGGGCTACGAattggtgagttgacatccgggaaagagcgcctaacatagctctggtcctcacaacttccaatactcacgcttccacgggtcttccgatgacaattgcccgccagctaagggttgcgtacttagctggtagtgtagtctgggcactgttgtccttttgACATCAGCTACacagagtgagagggtgcgtcctgtggggtctgcctaggatgtagtggggttcgacagtgggctctgttgaacttctataaaaagctgcatgtgtcctcaagcaggccctatcaaagcgaccgtgtgccgctcaaagcgcactagcatAGTCCTGGGGTTGGGTGTGACTTTAaataaatttgacccgactgatcatCTGTTcacgtctgttcaccaaggaggtgcggctccaacagcgtctgttctggcatccagcggctgagtatgaaatgctatttccCGGAAGCtgtacctaagatggcagccccatcccggtggatagggaaccttgggccaacaacctactgttcccgaaacatcaatttgttcgagaatccgataatgtaagaatacggactgattttacggcgacgactcttagcgtgaaacaacggacacgaataggaacatggaacgttttaaccctagcccagcagggtaaattggcacaacttgccaaaatttggagaacacagaacgccgtcgggataagttctgctatactcttgtttacgaggtgaacacgctccccggcatcgcggagtttccttcctactaagcgctcaggcacactctgcggttatgaagtgggaacctataagccgaagggtgatatcaagatctgtttgggcgacttcaatgcgaagatcggatccgacaattcgaaccatgagcgcattatgggacgccatggtctcggagaaatgagcgaaaacggagagctgttcgcagaattttgtggtaataacgacatggtgatcgggggatcactcttccctcatcgaccggttcacaaggtcaggtgggtctcccgtgacggctttacagaaaatcaaatcgaccacatctgcatcagccgaaaatggaaacggagccttcttgatgtacggaataaacgtagtgccgatatcgcgtctgatcatcatcatgaggagagagttggacgacggttcaacataCGCCGACTGGAaaatgccacggtgaaacggttctTCGTTGAAGAATTCctgacgcgtgctgcagatattccggaatgtggcatcgtggaagaccaatggaccgccaacaagaatgccttcatcgccaccatcgagaacaatctgggcgaactgcgcacccagagaaaacaatgtatcaccgatgagacctggaggaagatagaggagtgaagagacccggataaaaaatatcattaaaatatcataaattttattgttacaacaccatttaaaacatactttttaccattgaatataatggaattttgacaataaaatcacatgagaaataatggttttccacgataaaatgaatggtaaatggaacttttacaataaaaagggggggttgttatgtatctttacaataaaaaaatcgaaaattttccatacaaaattttgagcaaaacaattgattttacggttcttcaatgggatgatttcgagcgagaaaataatagaaaacattgtgtttcaaatgttttcaattgctgtttctattgttttacaatagaaatacaacaggatttagaatacattatactccaacattacaataaaaatacaatacaattatttgttttacaaattattttattttcaatttaattttaaatcagtTTAAACTTCATTTTCACTCATTTTACCTCGCTTTGctgtcgggacttccgaaccgaactttcttccaaagttttatctgtcaaactaattgatgcgttgtttagcgcatctttaggcgaatccagcgcactactttcgaagttgggtaagttgcctgtatctggagaaaaatccaacttcggtataaaagaCGTACTTGGTTCCGGATTCAATACATGTAGGGTAAaatacccaatagtggaccccctagtagcggaattttgctcttcctgtcaaaaagaatatgtattttcaacatatttattctgcttgacatctaataccaagttctgcatctcctctttacgatacatacataaaatacTCAGATATACGACGTTCATtgttgaaatgaaaaattttaGGTCTGATTGAATTCgacctatagtagaccccctgggggtccataataggaaattgcttccctatagtagacacttcatttgattttcatgttccgtttcgggatgttctgcttccctattatggaccccccaaaatattcctataaaggatactctcgtgtttattttttatagaattgtaaaaaatcatctaattttactttccatagcatatccaatgcatgtaatcaaatcatagaactgtaaggtaggttctcccgatggaatttcatagccaaatgtttacattgtgctgtaataattcaaaaatggctggagggtccactattggttgggggtccactattagaCACTTTACCCTAGTTATAAACCTGtgcaaaatgtaaattataaaagaatgttaGTTTTAGAACGTActtcgagaagaaaagaaaaaaatacctgcatcagttcttattatatctCGTGGGTGAGATTGGCCAAGCATCAGTATTTcatcataagcttcatttctgtaaagaaacaaggatacatgttaccaggtatgtcatcaggtattatgacgatattttttttgttcaggatgaaccactgcgtccattatgtacattgaacttttgtagtataagattacgattaccggtggtgagtataagccgtttgccagcccagtatcattacttgacactttaccggtcgctactaaacgcgcatAGGTGACCAAATTTTGCAGCGCGATAACACcgctgctatttgataaacTATCAAATGTCAAACGTCACCTGTACGGAATACAGCCAAATGATAATAGAAAATAGTAACCGATGCGAAAAAGTTTGACTAATGACAGCACGGCGAGTGTGATCAAAATACTTGCGCTCAGGTCTGTACTGTCCAAATGATGGGTTTTCGGATTAGGATTAGAGATGCTGTTTAGTTGAGAGCCGATAATAAACTGACGGCGTATAGTAGTGTATATTCTCAAGAAACCTTTAACATGAGATAGCTTGATTCGATGGACTCTAGTTGTCCCTTTCTCTGAGCTGTCATTTGACAGGATACCTCAGTTCTTCCCTTTCAAAAGAGATCGTTCGCTAAATTCATAACACTTAACAACTTAGATTAAAATTTTGCTTTTGTACTTAAcactaaaaataattttaataatttcgagtcaaaatactattttgaaatttagattCATTATTCTGAGAATGCTTCATGCACTTTTAATCAATCATATACAAATTCGAGGTCGACCTTTGTCGTTCGTTTTCTTTTCGAACGCCCTGGCGTATAATCGAGCGCAGCATCAGGGCGGCTTCTCTTCAGACTGTTCTTCGATGTTGTTTGAATTGAATCTGGCAATCCTTCGTATTCCCGTCCTCACTGCTAGCCGGCAGCTCACTGTTTCGTTTTGGAAGGAAAGCGTCAGATTCGGTATCGCAGCTGCTTCATTAGTAACCACTTTTAGCTGATGACGATGCGCCATTAGGCGAACGCTTCCAATTTCCACCTGAAAggtatttttggaaatttgttttaaaaaggTCGCTTTACACCATCGTGCAAAGTGATGTGGGTTATTGTTTCTGTACCATACCACATCACCTGTCATCAGGTTATATAGAGGGTCATGCATCTGCTTGTTAGTTTCAATGTAATCATTCTTGTTATTATGATTAGGCTTTGACAGTAAATGATTTTTATAGTATTTTTTTGGATTAAGCAAATCCATAATTGTCTTAGGGTTAAATGAGAACACTTTCTCCGATGGGAATTTACCATCAAGCGTCAAACAGCTATTCCTATAAttgaacaaaaacaaattaactTGGTCCTCCAAATTCAACTCCAGCATTGCAGGTTCCAATAAGAACTTCTTCAAGACTTCTTTCACTGTTCGTACCAGCCGCTCTGCTTGCCCGTTGCTTGATGGATTATACGGCGGACTTTTTAGCACATTTATGCCCTGcttcttcaaaaattcaacaAAGGTATGCGAGTTGAATGGAGGACCACCATCAGAGACTAAAACATCAGGTAACCCGAAACGGGCAAAAAATGCTATCAATTTCCTTAAGACTTTACCGCAGTCAGTACCTGTCTTCATCCAATCTATTTCTACCCATTTCGAGTGACTGTCCACAATAAGTAAAAATGTGTGATGGTTGAAATGAAAGAAGTCGATGTGTACCCTACTGAACGGCCTGTCAGTAGGAATCCATTGACATTTTTCTGCAGGTTTAATGGGAATTG
The nucleotide sequence above comes from Armigeres subalbatus isolate Guangzhou_Male chromosome 3, GZ_Asu_2, whole genome shotgun sequence. Encoded proteins:
- the LOC134225579 gene encoding uncharacterized protein LOC134225579; translation: MYDYDILIEKCEDFQNGRQKFRQMFDNVIETVLCMQMLMSEMDTNYNKILQLLKSQPKKDSSPSPQKRRKAQSFDSPSSTMMIVRQEVTPRNRSDPEVSASILDQNIELPDTEDSFFALTQSPTVRDPLSPVKRQDENAAVTAPNKNSVKAELFPNKDESKTEVRDKKKKKSILSLSRFSSSFETSPETSKQAEMLPMRQKTTPKHNMSRLEQENVAPPLAKWTAKKPAPGTIGKSDSMLRKTPTSSFKKDESLLNRTRMRQTKLKFPDSLNKSLADDDETYFEEFVVPSPTSVTTLSGSRFSKSAKKKEQSTFVAPPVAKTNTTDDEDFDIDQTYFSEAEKDLTRPKQLVRPAVPTPRIKTEPTTQKTVSLFAPKPAVDTQSSDTSSVLFVKPPSQDIITIEESQPNKKDLFMDAIREETRKEDTARLSVLNVMGPSKRDVKKVELFPMKTDFKMFMKSSGPQAVSNERRCSNCTKQLQYLLNCGHTADFARTKLPQSCRECRLAQLHETPPGFWNPEFTPTQL